The Frondihabitans peucedani genome segment GCCCGCTGGGCGGCCGCCGCGGTGCAGAGGTCGTTGCCCCGCCCGATGGTGAAGGTGAAGCCGAAGCCGGAGAGCGCAGGATCGTCGGTCCGCAGGACGACGTAGGCGGCCGAGTAGTCGCCGTCCTTGTTCATGGCGTCGGACCCGTCGGCCGACAGCGACGTCGGGAAGCGGACGTCGTGCGTCTCGACGGAGGTGATGGTGGTCATGAGAGTCTCCCTGCGGAGGTCGGGGCGACCGGGGACCCGGTCGGGAGGGGGCGGATGAGCGAGCGCTCCTCGAGGTCGGTCCAGAGCGCGTCGGGCACGTCGACTGCGAAGCGCCGGATGTTCTCCTCGGCCTGGGCGCCGTTCCTCATGCCGAGGACGGTCGAGACGACGGCGGGGTGTCGCCGCGGGAACGCCACGGCCGCCTCGGGGAGCGTGACGCCGTGCCGCTCGCACACGTCGGCGATGGCCCAGGCCCGCTCGACGATCTCGGGCGGGACGGTGTCGTAGTCGTACTTCGCGTCGCGCGGAGGCCGGTCGGTCGCCAGGACGCCGGAGTTGTAGGCTCCGGCGGCGACGATCCCGACGCCCCGGGCGAGCGCTGCCGGGAGGAGGTCGTCGAGGGCGCCCTGGTCGAGCAGGGAGAAGCGGCCGGCCAGCATGACGAGGTCGATGTCGGTCTCGCGGACGAAGCGGGCGGGCAGGGCCGACTGGTTCATCCCGGTGCCGATCGCGCCGACGACACCGCGGTCGCGGAGCTCGACGAGGGCGGGGATCGCCTCGGCGACGACCTGGTCGCCGAAGTCGTCGGGGTCGTGCACGTAGACGATGTCGACGCGGTCGAGGCCGAGCCGGTCGAGGCTCGACTCGAGCGAGCGCGTCACGCCCTCGGCGCTGAAGTCCCACTGCCGCTTGACCACGGCGGGCACGGCGAAGCCCTGGTCGTCCTGCGAGTCCTCGCCAGAGGGGTTCGGGACGAGGAGCTTGCCGACCTTGGTCGAGATGGTGAACTCGGAGCGGTCGTGCTCGGAGAGGAGCTCGCCCAGCCGACGCTCGGAGAGCCCGAGGCCGTAGTGCGGCGCCGTGTCGAAGTACCGGACCCCCGCCTCCCACGCCGCCTCGAAGGCCTGCCGGACGTCGTCGTCGGTGGCCTCCCTGTAGAGATTGCCGAACTGCGCCGTGCCGAGGCCCAGCTCCGTCAGCCGGACCGCTTCGCCGCCTCGTCTCTGAGTGGTCGTCTTCACGTTCTTCTCCTGATCAAGCTCGTTCACGAATCATATGATCTATTCACAGCTTATCCGCTTCAATGTCGCCCCTGGTAGTCAGAAGACGCGAAAAGGTCCGGTCAATCACCGGACGCGAGGACGGTCTCCACCCGACGGACGGCGCGCTCGAGAGCCGGCCCGGCATCCTGCCCGCAGTTGACGACGTCGTCGACGAGGTGATTGAGAGCGTCGACCAGCAGAGGCAGGGCGGCGATCTGCGGAAGCGGCCGCGAGACGCGGTGCGCCTCCTCGAAGAGCGCGAAGGCCGGGGTGCGGGCCAGGAGCTCCGCGTCGCGCCAGGTGTCGAGACGGGTGCCGGAGGATCCTGCGCGGGTCGTCGCCCGGTCTCCCCGCGGCGACAGGCACTCGCGGATGACGCTCCAGGCCTCGTCGACGCGCCTGCTCCCCGCCGTGACGGCGAGCGCCCAGAACGCGTTCACGACCGGCGTCGGGGTGCCGTCGTCGGCCGTGGGAGCGAGGGCGGTGCCCACTCGACCGGCGACCCGGCTGCCGGGGCCCTGGGCCGCGTGGGCGTACCCGGCCCAGTTCATCATCAGCGCGACCCGGCCCTCGGCGAACGCCCTGCCGCTGCCGACGCTGTCGAGGGTGCGGGCGTCGGGCGGCACTGTCGGGTCGTCGACCGCGTGGCCGCGCAGCCAGGCGAGCGCGCCGAGCCCCGCAGCGCCTCCGAAGGCGGGGCGCAGGATCCCGGACCCGTCTCGCGCCACGACGTCGCCGCCGCACACCCGCACCTGCGTCACGAAGTCGTAGACGTCGTTGTGCCCGTCGGGGGCGCCGGCGAGGACCGTGCCGAAGAGCCCCTCCTCGGGGCGGGTGAAGAAGCGGGCTTGCCGGTCGAAGTCCGACCAGGTGGCCGCCGGCGCGAGCTCGGTGCCGAAGCGCTCCCGGTAGGCGCGGCGCTCGGCCGGGTCGTCGAAGAGGTCGGTGCGGTAGACGAGCAGCGGCGGCCCGTCGTGGAACGGGAGGCCCCACACAGCAGCGCGCTCGGCCCGGGAGGGCGCGGCGTCCGCCGCGAAGGTCACGACGTCGACGAAGGCGTCCGACCAGGCGGCGGGCCAGCCCTCCGGCGGAGCGCCCGCGAGCAGGTCGTCGAGCGGTCTCAGTGCGCCGCGCGCCGCGAGCCTCGGAAGCCAGTCGGCCGGCACCAGGACCGCGTCGACGCTCCCGTCGACGCACACCGCCGTCTCGAACAGCTCGCGCTCCAGCGCGCCGATGCCCACCCAGCGCGCGTCGACCGCGGCCGGCTCGAGATCCTGCGCGGCCAGGGACGCCTCGAAGGTGTCGCCCGCGCGTCCGAGCAGGGTGATCGTCATCCTGCGCTCCTCTCCACTGCTGGTACTCGTCAGACCTTAGCCACTGGTAGGCCTCGCGTGCGGCCCGTCGACTTGAAATTACGCGGCAGTCATCAGATGATTGGGTCAACAACGTCGAAGGAGACAGGCATGCGCAGCGCCGCCTACGTGGGAGACCAGCGAATCGCGATCCAGACCTCGGAGCCGCAGGATCCCGCGCCCGGCCAGGTGCGCCTCCGCGTCGCGTACACCGGCCTCTGCGGCACCGACCTGCACATCCTGCACGGGGCAATGGATGCGCGGGTCGAGCTCCCGGCGGTCATCGGGCACGAGATGTCGGGCACCATCGACGCCCTCGGCGACGGCGTCGACGGCTGGAGCGTCGGCGACCCCGTGACCGTGATGCCGCTGGCCTGGGACGGGACCTGCCCCGCCTGCCTCGCCGGCAACGAGCACATCTGCCAGAACCTCGACTTCATCGGCATCGACTCCCCCGGCAGCCTGCAGCCGCTCTGGAACGTGCCCGCGTCGGTCCTCGTGGCTCTGCCGGAGGGGCTCAGCCTCACCCACGCGGCCCTCGTCGAGCCGGTCGCCGTGTCGGTGCACGACGTCCGCCGGTCGCAGCTGGCTCCCGGCGAGAAGGCCGTCGTCATCGGCGGCGGGCCGATCGGCGTGCTGATCGCGACCACGGCCCGCGAGTTCGGCGGTGACGTCGTCGTCGTCGAGATCGACCCCGGCCGACGGCAGGCCGTCGCCGACCTCGGCTTCACCACCCTCGACCCGACCGCAGACGACCAGGTCGCCTGGGTGGAGGAGTGGACCGGCGGAGCAGGAGCCGACGTCGTCTTCGAAGTGTCGGGCGCCGCCGCCGCCGTGCTCGGGGCGACCGCCCTCTGCAAGGTGCGCGGACGCCTCGTCGTGGTCGCGATCCACCCCGAGCCCCGCCCCATCGACCTCCAGCGCCTCTTCTGGCGCGAGCTCACGATCATCGGCGCCCGCGTCTACCAGCGGCAGGACTTCGAGACGGCCGTCGACCTCGTCGCCCGCGGCGTCATCCCGGCCGACCTGCTCATCACGAGCGTGGTGCCGCTCGACCGCACCGCCGACGCATTCGCGGAGCTCGGCGCCGGGCGCGCCATGAAGATCCTCGTCGACGTGCAGTCCGGAGCCGACGCTTGAGCGGGTCGCTCGACGTCAGCGGGATGTTCGACCTCACCGGCCGCACCGCCCTCGTCACCGGCTGCAGTCGCGGCCTCGGACTCGCCATGGCCGCTGCCCTCGCGAGCGCCGGAGCCGACATCGTGGGCGTCAGCGCGACCCTGGCCGCCGAGGGAAGCGAGGCGGAGCGCCGCGTCCGGGCGACCGGCAGGAGCTTCGAGGGCCACGCCGTCGACTTCGCCGACCGCGACGCCGTCCTGCGCTTCGCCCGCACCGTCACGGAGGGCGACCGCGCCATCGACATCCTGATCGACAACGCCGGCACAATCGAGCGCCACCCGGCCGAGGAGCACCCCCTCGACGCCTGGGACCGTCTCGTGCAGGTCAACCTGTCGAACCAGTTCGCCCTCACGCAGGCGGTCGCGCCCGGCATGCTGGCCCGCGGCTGGGGCCGCGTCGTGTTCACCGCGTCGATGCTGAGCTTCCAGGGCGGGCGGAACGTCTCCGGCTACACGGCGACCAAGTCGGCGATCGCGGGCCTCACGAAGTCGCTCTCGAACGAGTGGTCGGGCCGGGGCGTGACGGTCAACGCGATCGCCCCCGGCTACTTCCGGACCGACAACACGCAGGCGCTGCAAGACGATCCCGACCGCGCCGCCGGGATCCTGGGCAGGATCCCGGCCGGACGCTGGGGCGAGCCCGACGACCTGGCCGGCGCGGTGGTGTTCCTCGCCTCCGACGCCGCCGCCTACGTCACCGGGGTGACCCTGCCCGTCGACGGGGGCTGGCTCGCGTCCTGAGAGCGGGCAGGCCGCCCTCCTGAGCGGGGCGGGCAGCGCCGGGAGGACGCAGGGCAGAAATACCCGCTCGACAGCGGTTCCGGGAGGGAGTAGCTTCGGGGCCGTTCGAGGAACCCCCGAGTTCCTCCCGGCTCCCAGCTCGCCCGCTCTTCCGGCGACCGGCGCCCACCCCTCTCAAGAACTGTGACCCGTTCCCACCCGAACACCGCTCGCACCTCCACCCGCGACACCGGTGCCTCGACGAGGAGGCTCCGAGCGTGTCCAGGGCCGTCCGCTGTGCCCGCTCGCGCGTCGCCTCCCCCTCTGGAGCACAGCCATGCCCATCACCGCCCACCGCTCGACCAGCGTCAATCCCGCCCACTCGCACGGAGGAGGTGTGCGCGGCGACGCCGTGCCGCACCGGTCCGCGCAGTTCACCGGCCGCTTCGGCCGCCTGTTCCGCGACCTGCCGCCGGCCGACTGGCCGGACGCGGCCCTCCGCGCACTGGGCCTCGCGATGACGGCCGCGCCCGAGACCGATCCTGCCGATCCGACGATGCCGGCCGCAGCTCCCGAGACCGACGAGATCCTGCAGGACGACGAGGAGAACTCCGGCATCCCCGCCGGCTACACGTACTTCGGCCAGTTCGTCGACCACGACATCACCTTCGATCCTGCGTCGACCCTCATGAAGCTGAACGACCCGGAGGCGCTGGTCGACTTCCGGACCCCGAGGCTCGATCTCGACAGCCTCTACGGTCGCGGGCCCGACGACCAGCCGTACCTGTTCGTCGGCAAGAAGTTCCGGCTCGGACGCCCGCTCACGGAGGGGGTCGGCTCGGGGCCCTCGCACGCTCGCGGCCACGCCGTGAATCTCCGCGACCTGCCCCGGTACGAGGACGTCGAAGACCCCTCGCTCCCCAAGCGCGCGCTGATCGGCGACAAGCGCAACGACGAGAACGTCATCGTGTCGCAGCTGCAGGCGTCGTTCCTGCAGTTCCACAACCGGCTGGTCGACGTGCACCCGGAGTC includes the following:
- a CDS encoding aldo/keto reductase; the protein is MNELDQEKNVKTTTQRRGGEAVRLTELGLGTAQFGNLYREATDDDVRQAFEAAWEAGVRYFDTAPHYGLGLSERRLGELLSEHDRSEFTISTKVGKLLVPNPSGEDSQDDQGFAVPAVVKRQWDFSAEGVTRSLESSLDRLGLDRVDIVYVHDPDDFGDQVVAEAIPALVELRDRGVVGAIGTGMNQSALPARFVRETDIDLVMLAGRFSLLDQGALDDLLPAALARGVGIVAAGAYNSGVLATDRPPRDAKYDYDTVPPEIVERAWAIADVCERHGVTLPEAAVAFPRRHPAVVSTVLGMRNGAQAEENIRRFAVDVPDALWTDLEERSLIRPLPTGSPVAPTSAGRLS
- a CDS encoding extracellular solute-binding protein produces the protein MTITLLGRAGDTFEASLAAQDLEPAAVDARWVGIGALERELFETAVCVDGSVDAVLVPADWLPRLAARGALRPLDDLLAGAPPEGWPAAWSDAFVDVVTFAADAAPSRAERAAVWGLPFHDGPPLLVYRTDLFDDPAERRAYRERFGTELAPAATWSDFDRQARFFTRPEEGLFGTVLAGAPDGHNDVYDFVTQVRVCGGDVVARDGSGILRPAFGGAAGLGALAWLRGHAVDDPTVPPDARTLDSVGSGRAFAEGRVALMMNWAGYAHAAQGPGSRVAGRVGTALAPTADDGTPTPVVNAFWALAVTAGSRRVDEAWSVIRECLSPRGDRATTRAGSSGTRLDTWRDAELLARTPAFALFEEAHRVSRPLPQIAALPLLVDALNHLVDDVVNCGQDAGPALERAVRRVETVLASGD
- a CDS encoding zinc-dependent alcohol dehydrogenase; translation: MRSAAYVGDQRIAIQTSEPQDPAPGQVRLRVAYTGLCGTDLHILHGAMDARVELPAVIGHEMSGTIDALGDGVDGWSVGDPVTVMPLAWDGTCPACLAGNEHICQNLDFIGIDSPGSLQPLWNVPASVLVALPEGLSLTHAALVEPVAVSVHDVRRSQLAPGEKAVVIGGGPIGVLIATTAREFGGDVVVVEIDPGRRQAVADLGFTTLDPTADDQVAWVEEWTGGAGADVVFEVSGAAAAVLGATALCKVRGRLVVVAIHPEPRPIDLQRLFWRELTIIGARVYQRQDFETAVDLVARGVIPADLLITSVVPLDRTADAFAELGAGRAMKILVDVQSGADA
- a CDS encoding SDR family oxidoreductase → MFDLTGRTALVTGCSRGLGLAMAAALASAGADIVGVSATLAAEGSEAERRVRATGRSFEGHAVDFADRDAVLRFARTVTEGDRAIDILIDNAGTIERHPAEEHPLDAWDRLVQVNLSNQFALTQAVAPGMLARGWGRVVFTASMLSFQGGRNVSGYTATKSAIAGLTKSLSNEWSGRGVTVNAIAPGYFRTDNTQALQDDPDRAAGILGRIPAGRWGEPDDLAGAVVFLASDAAAYVTGVTLPVDGGWLAS